Proteins from a genomic interval of uncultured Methanocorpusculum sp.:
- a CDS encoding shikimate kinase, whose product MIGKGVSYGALSVINAISTGKGAAFGIDLKTEATVQLIPEKEFSVEIDGHPTESVSLARFSVEEVLQRYPDSGMNGAVIRTTSNIPISQGLKSSSSAANAIISATSAALGITIDPLEIGRIGATAAIKASVSITGAFDDACACQLGGLVFTDNMNRELLLRRPMPSGYTAAIHIPPFQIRKSAFPSEKMREMREMVSAAYDMAIEGDVFSAMYVNGRCTCEAIGITSETADKALSCGAAAAGLSGTGPATGILVPDEGLDEFLDRFGREDVLLANIRNGV is encoded by the coding sequence ATGATCGGCAAAGGAGTCTCCTACGGCGCTTTATCGGTGATCAATGCGATCTCTACCGGGAAAGGAGCGGCGTTTGGTATCGACCTCAAAACCGAGGCGACCGTTCAGCTCATTCCGGAAAAAGAGTTTTCCGTCGAGATCGACGGTCACCCAACCGAGTCCGTCTCCCTCGCCCGTTTCTCCGTTGAAGAGGTACTTCAGCGGTATCCTGACTCGGGAATGAACGGTGCTGTTATCAGAACCACCTCGAATATCCCCATATCCCAGGGCCTGAAAAGTAGCAGTTCCGCAGCGAATGCTATTATTTCGGCAACTTCCGCGGCCCTTGGGATTACGATTGATCCGTTGGAGATCGGCAGGATCGGCGCGACGGCCGCTATAAAGGCGAGTGTTAGTATTACCGGAGCATTTGATGATGCCTGCGCCTGTCAGCTTGGAGGTCTTGTCTTCACAGATAATATGAACCGTGAACTTCTTCTTCGCCGCCCGATGCCCTCAGGCTACACGGCCGCGATCCACATCCCGCCGTTCCAGATTCGAAAATCAGCTTTCCCGAGTGAAAAAATGCGTGAGATGCGTGAAATGGTCTCGGCCGCTTACGATATGGCGATCGAAGGAGATGTTTTTTCAGCGATGTACGTGAATGGAAGATGTACCTGTGAGGCGATCGGCATCACTTCGGAGACAGCGGACAAAGCTCTCTCATGCGGGGCCGCTGCCGCCGGACTTTCCGGGACGGGTCCCGCCACCGGGATCCTCGTGCCCGACGAGGGCCTTGATGAATTTCTCGATCGGTTCGGAAGGGAGGATGTTCTCCTTGCGAACATCAGGAACGGGGTGTAA